One genomic region from Methanomassiliicoccales archaeon encodes:
- a CDS encoding tetratricopeptide repeat protein, which yields MGFLDSLTDKEAKSLKKAQKLIEVPEGSVPTVENLLKAKEALFENASDPNLAHKQEYSDTLARLSDLLLRAGVPTEAAQVADKAIMILPESVLAILARARAIAAMGSVDDAIGTLDWAINRSPSEKGLWMEKGWILDRAGRGQAALDCWKKASELDPADIYIYDVLANKTRDKPYWLKRKGEALMAKEMHKEAVVAFDESLAVEPNNVNVMIEKGKGLMLLNQFDEAGVVYEDVLKLDPRNYFAHLNRARALRQKNDFQGSIQNYKEALRSNPADKRTWVEVASLLESLNRNDEALKAYERSLELDPEFIPGLEGKCSVLRTLDRQEDVVACSARILTLKKDDMVMHSMLIGALVKLGRLEDALAAIDEALKIAPRDRDLLERKRGVLKEMGRHEEVILVAGDIITYHDEDAGTLYDLGMAFFLTGKYNEALRPLERALKMQPDKESALVAMKECYKHLDQDKEVLNTCDRILTLNPRNKDALEDKAIALDRLGKKDDAIEVYEKIIEIDPYDEDILADLAVAYFAKEKQEEALNKASMGAERFPQNPLFWMIKGDALFALGRAGDAVEAFTKAVELKPNDKRLLYSKGLALEASHRCEEAIACYDEALQMDSTDKNLWISKGVALEWLERYDDALKSYDLALSLDPENAFTHVRRGLVLAKLERHDEAVVAFDKAIELGTKEIEVLESKKESLKVLERHDEVMKVAERIVKLDPKNVKAWVDRGLSAQELNDLDEAERCFDRALELEPESLEILELKKTAVLRKGEMEKVVEVCTSILRIDPRSKSAHVDLALALEKLGKLEGAVIEFDIALQLDENDRQLYNKKGLALIALGRYGPAVEAFDAAYRLDPEDPRTLDNKGRALLLLHSYQEALEAFERCVNMSPDTVQYQSDRGRGLASLERFDEAVEAFDAALKMDKRDGQTWKYKGTALFKLGRHEEAVGCFNKAIDHGAEDQAVYKSKGRALEELGRVQDAMECYQKALTYDDKDAQLWARVGGLYAKLGDVESAASAVDRSLQIDPRNQKGWMARADLMEKLGKNEEALKSYDSAIGIDPSDPFAWNGKGMVLLRFGSNDLAKRSFEKALELNPSMESATEGRRIVDRKLHEGEVAGFALKVLEAEYRTGGEISKEDAFRECGVPYSHLDEVFTYLEQPEPIDINSMGEAEFSEYEEMSRRVLMAAYRNPSVARHGLRLADVLMNLPERDIAVAKKVHSYVERVNEMEFRTGPPDPETEKLLRTALALPDDKRSAVGIMENLGVGIYTARKLMAMIQKFHGAGYKAAPVRIKELHAEEDKVELEPRPQKDLVDRATERAAKAESRPPPRKPSPYEAPELYVRSQREKKEAEPKEEGAPEVKGRRCLFHGGLAVMKCPSCNSVLCQECTSSGACPRCKAPLGTGPVKKPRDDAEGSSEKGDRSEGKGPEQPRDWSRL from the coding sequence GTGGGGTTCCTCGACTCACTTACTGACAAAGAGGCCAAGTCGCTCAAGAAAGCACAGAAGCTCATAGAAGTACCAGAGGGCAGCGTTCCCACGGTGGAGAATCTGCTCAAGGCAAAGGAAGCGCTGTTCGAGAACGCCAGCGATCCGAACCTTGCACACAAGCAGGAGTACTCCGACACACTAGCCAGGTTGAGCGACCTCCTTCTTCGGGCAGGTGTCCCGACAGAGGCCGCGCAGGTGGCGGACAAGGCCATCATGATCCTGCCCGAGAGCGTGCTGGCCATCTTGGCCCGGGCCCGAGCCATCGCAGCCATGGGTTCTGTGGATGATGCCATCGGCACCCTGGATTGGGCCATCAACCGCAGCCCGTCGGAGAAGGGCCTGTGGATGGAGAAGGGCTGGATCCTGGATCGCGCAGGCAGAGGGCAAGCGGCCCTGGATTGTTGGAAGAAAGCCTCCGAACTGGATCCGGCGGACATCTACATCTATGATGTCCTGGCCAACAAGACGCGAGACAAACCCTATTGGCTGAAGCGCAAAGGAGAGGCGCTGATGGCCAAGGAGATGCACAAAGAAGCGGTGGTGGCCTTCGACGAATCGCTGGCGGTGGAACCTAACAACGTCAACGTCATGATCGAGAAGGGCAAGGGCCTCATGCTCCTCAATCAGTTCGATGAGGCGGGGGTGGTGTACGAGGACGTGCTCAAGCTCGACCCGCGCAACTATTTCGCCCACCTGAATCGCGCTCGGGCCCTCAGGCAGAAGAACGACTTCCAGGGCTCGATCCAGAATTACAAGGAAGCGCTGCGCTCCAACCCGGCGGACAAGCGCACCTGGGTGGAGGTGGCTTCATTGCTCGAGTCCCTCAACCGCAACGACGAGGCGCTCAAGGCGTACGAGCGATCATTGGAACTGGATCCGGAGTTCATACCCGGACTAGAGGGAAAATGCAGCGTCCTGCGCACCCTGGACCGTCAGGAGGACGTGGTGGCCTGTTCCGCCCGCATCCTGACCTTGAAGAAGGACGATATGGTCATGCACTCCATGCTCATCGGGGCGCTCGTGAAGCTCGGCCGCTTGGAGGATGCCCTCGCCGCCATCGATGAGGCGCTGAAGATCGCGCCTCGCGACCGCGATCTGCTGGAGAGGAAGAGGGGAGTGCTCAAGGAGATGGGCAGGCACGAAGAGGTCATTCTGGTGGCCGGGGACATAATCACCTATCACGACGAAGACGCCGGCACGCTCTACGACCTGGGCATGGCCTTCTTCCTCACTGGCAAGTACAACGAAGCGCTCCGACCTCTGGAGCGAGCCCTCAAAATGCAGCCAGACAAGGAGAGCGCCCTGGTGGCCATGAAGGAATGCTACAAGCACTTGGACCAGGACAAGGAAGTGCTGAACACCTGCGATCGCATCCTGACCCTCAATCCGCGGAACAAGGACGCTCTGGAGGACAAGGCCATCGCCTTGGACCGCCTGGGAAAGAAGGACGATGCCATCGAAGTCTACGAGAAGATCATCGAGATAGACCCGTACGACGAGGACATCCTGGCCGACCTGGCCGTGGCCTACTTCGCCAAGGAGAAGCAGGAGGAGGCGCTGAACAAGGCGAGCATGGGGGCGGAGCGGTTCCCCCAGAACCCGCTGTTCTGGATGATCAAGGGCGACGCGCTCTTTGCATTGGGACGGGCGGGCGATGCGGTGGAGGCCTTCACGAAAGCGGTGGAGCTCAAGCCCAACGACAAGCGCCTGCTCTACTCAAAAGGTCTGGCGTTGGAAGCCTCGCATCGTTGCGAGGAGGCCATCGCCTGCTACGACGAGGCTTTGCAGATGGACTCCACGGACAAGAACCTGTGGATATCCAAGGGCGTGGCATTGGAATGGCTGGAACGCTACGACGACGCTCTCAAATCCTACGATCTGGCGCTTTCCCTCGACCCGGAGAACGCATTCACCCACGTGCGTCGGGGCCTAGTACTGGCCAAATTGGAGCGCCATGACGAGGCGGTGGTCGCCTTCGACAAGGCCATTGAACTAGGCACCAAGGAGATCGAGGTGCTGGAATCCAAGAAGGAGTCCCTCAAGGTCCTTGAACGGCACGACGAGGTCATGAAGGTGGCCGAGCGCATCGTCAAGCTCGACCCCAAGAACGTCAAGGCCTGGGTGGACCGCGGTCTTTCGGCCCAGGAGCTGAACGACCTGGATGAGGCGGAACGCTGCTTCGACCGCGCCCTGGAACTGGAACCAGAGAGCCTGGAGATACTGGAGCTCAAGAAAACGGCGGTGCTACGGAAGGGGGAGATGGAGAAGGTGGTGGAGGTCTGCACCTCCATACTCCGGATCGATCCTCGGAGCAAGAGCGCTCATGTGGACCTGGCTCTGGCCTTGGAGAAGCTGGGGAAGTTGGAGGGGGCGGTCATTGAGTTCGATATCGCTCTGCAATTGGACGAGAACGACCGGCAACTGTACAACAAGAAGGGGCTGGCGCTCATCGCTTTGGGCCGATACGGTCCGGCGGTGGAGGCGTTCGATGCCGCCTACCGCCTGGACCCGGAGGACCCTCGCACCCTGGACAACAAGGGACGGGCCCTGCTCCTCCTACACTCGTATCAGGAAGCCTTGGAAGCTTTCGAGCGCTGCGTGAACATGTCCCCTGACACCGTTCAGTACCAAAGTGATCGCGGACGGGGATTGGCCTCATTGGAGCGCTTTGACGAGGCGGTGGAGGCGTTCGACGCCGCATTGAAGATGGACAAACGCGACGGGCAGACCTGGAAGTACAAGGGCACGGCGCTGTTCAAGCTGGGCCGCCACGAGGAGGCGGTGGGCTGCTTCAACAAGGCCATCGATCATGGGGCGGAGGACCAGGCGGTCTACAAGTCCAAAGGGCGCGCCCTGGAGGAGCTCGGGCGGGTCCAAGACGCCATGGAATGCTACCAGAAAGCCCTCACATACGATGACAAGGACGCGCAGCTGTGGGCCAGAGTGGGAGGGCTCTACGCCAAGCTGGGGGACGTGGAGAGCGCCGCATCGGCCGTCGACCGGTCGTTGCAGATCGACCCTAGGAACCAGAAGGGCTGGATGGCGCGAGCCGATCTCATGGAGAAGCTGGGCAAGAACGAGGAGGCGCTCAAGAGTTACGATAGCGCCATCGGCATCGATCCCTCCGACCCCTTCGCCTGGAACGGCAAGGGCATGGTGCTGCTGCGATTCGGCTCCAACGACCTGGCCAAGCGGTCGTTCGAGAAGGCATTGGAGCTCAACCCGTCCATGGAATCGGCCACCGAGGGCCGGCGCATCGTGGACCGCAAGCTGCATGAAGGAGAGGTGGCCGGCTTTGCACTCAAGGTGCTGGAGGCGGAATACCGCACCGGTGGAGAGATATCCAAGGAGGACGCGTTCCGCGAGTGCGGTGTGCCCTATTCGCACCTGGATGAGGTGTTCACCTACCTGGAGCAGCCCGAGCCCATCGACATCAACTCCATGGGGGAGGCAGAGTTCTCCGAGTACGAGGAGATGTCCCGTCGAGTGCTGATGGCCGCCTACCGGAATCCATCCGTCGCCAGGCACGGTCTTCGCTTGGCCGATGTGCTCATGAACCTTCCTGAGCGGGACATCGCGGTGGCGAAGAAGGTGCATTCCTACGTGGAGCGGGTGAACGAGATGGAGTTCCGTACCGGCCCGCCCGACCCCGAGACGGAGAAGCTGCTGCGCACCGCCCTCGCCCTCCCGGATGACAAGCGGTCCGCAGTGGGCATCATGGAGAATCTGGGCGTAGGAATATACACGGCGCGCAAGCTCATGGCCATGATCCAGAAATTCCATGGCGCAGGGTACAAGGCGGCGCCGGTCCGGATCAAGGAGCTGCACGCCGAAGAGGACAAGGTGGAGCTCGAACCCCGTCCCCAGAAAGACCTGGTGGACCGGGCGACGGAGCGAGCGGCGAAGGCGGAGTCCCGGCCGCCGCCCAGGAAGCCCTCGCCATACGAGGCGCCGGAGCTATACGTCAGATCGCAGCGGGAGAAGAAGGAGGCCGAGCCTAAGGAAGAGGGCGCCCCTGAGGTCAAAGGCAGGCGTTGTCTATTCCACGGCGGGCTGGCGGTGATGAAATGCCCCTCCTGCAATTCCGTCCTGTGCCAAGAGTGTACATCCTCGGGAGCGTGCCCTCGGTGCAAAGCGCCATTGGGCACCGGACCGGTGAAGAAGCCCCGGGATGACGCGGAGGGCTCATCAGAGAAGGGCGATAGGTCAGAGGGGAAAGGCCCGGAGCAGCCTCGGGATTGGAGCAGGCTCTAG
- the truD gene encoding tRNA pseudouridine(13) synthase TruD codes for MPRESLGPEKAIGLELFFTDSQGIAGALKQVPEDFVVDEVSRFPPQDEEGGFVIATVTSTNWETNRLVRQLGKAMHMSRNRITFAGTKDKRGVTSQLMSFEASLEAVQQIGVHDVSITNAYRSRKHITIGDLIGNSFRIWVRGCRVKEDELRRETEDTLQQLNLLGGFPNFFGVQRFGSLRPITHIVGKHIIRGDMEGACMAYVGEPVEQENPQAKEARGYVDRTRDFQGALPLFPRVLTFERMMVGYLARNPGDYAGAIGVLPPNLQMMFVHAYQSYLFNRMLCERVRRGLPLNEPLIGDLVLPVDKDGLPDHEKPVPVNWSNLDLVAQQVRNGRAYVGGLLFGSESLLAEGIPGEIERLVLSEERVEANDFIVPQLQKCSSRGSRRELVAKFDRFQCSVESNDACFSFVLGKGCYATSLLREFIKTDQIEADRAAFAVADEERPNEAR; via the coding sequence ATGCCTCGGGAAAGCCTCGGTCCGGAAAAGGCCATAGGACTGGAGCTTTTTTTTACTGATAGCCAGGGCATAGCGGGCGCGCTGAAGCAAGTACCGGAGGACTTCGTAGTGGACGAGGTCTCCCGTTTTCCTCCCCAGGACGAGGAAGGCGGATTCGTCATCGCCACCGTCACCTCTACCAATTGGGAAACGAACCGCCTGGTGCGACAGCTCGGGAAGGCGATGCACATGAGCCGGAACCGGATCACCTTCGCTGGCACCAAGGACAAAAGGGGAGTGACCTCCCAGCTGATGTCCTTCGAGGCATCCTTGGAGGCGGTGCAACAGATCGGCGTCCATGACGTGTCGATAACGAATGCTTACCGCTCGCGCAAGCACATTACTATCGGCGACCTCATCGGCAACTCGTTCCGCATCTGGGTGCGCGGTTGTCGCGTGAAGGAGGATGAGCTGAGACGAGAGACCGAGGATACTCTGCAGCAGCTGAACCTCTTGGGCGGCTTCCCCAATTTCTTCGGAGTGCAGCGCTTCGGCTCCCTGCGGCCGATAACGCACATCGTGGGCAAGCACATCATCCGAGGGGACATGGAGGGGGCCTGCATGGCGTATGTAGGGGAGCCAGTGGAGCAGGAAAACCCCCAGGCCAAGGAAGCCCGCGGCTATGTGGACCGGACCAGGGATTTCCAGGGCGCACTGCCTCTCTTCCCCCGGGTGCTCACTTTCGAACGGATGATGGTCGGATATCTGGCTCGCAATCCAGGTGATTACGCCGGGGCCATTGGCGTGCTGCCGCCGAACCTGCAGATGATGTTCGTGCACGCCTACCAATCCTATCTCTTCAACCGCATGCTGTGCGAAAGGGTGCGCCGGGGGCTGCCCCTCAACGAGCCTCTGATCGGGGACTTGGTGCTCCCGGTCGACAAGGATGGGCTACCAGACCACGAGAAGCCGGTGCCTGTGAACTGGAGTAACCTCGATTTGGTGGCACAGCAGGTGCGCAATGGACGGGCCTACGTCGGCGGATTGCTCTTCGGTTCGGAGAGCCTTCTCGCCGAAGGAATTCCTGGAGAGATCGAGCGCCTGGTGCTGAGCGAGGAGCGTGTCGAAGCGAACGATTTCATCGTTCCCCAGCTCCAGAAGTGCAGTTCCCGGGGTAGCCGACGGGAGCTGGTGGCGAAGTTCGACCGTTTCCAGTGCTCGGTCGAGTCCAATGACGCCTGCTTCTCATTTGTCCTGGGAAAGGGCTGCTACGCCACCTCCCTGCTCCGGGAGTTCATCAAGACCGACCAGATTGAAGCGGACCGCGCCGCGTTCGCTGTTGCCGACGAGGAACGACCGAACGAAGCGCGATGA
- a CDS encoding DNA-directed RNA polymerase subunit L has translation MEIQLIEKDKDSIRIQIKDADMTLISPLVKVLLDDEQVSEVKYTTGHPELDIPTLYVRVSAGKPQTALKRAAKSLSNTYKEARDKLVKDLK, from the coding sequence ATGGAGATTCAGCTCATCGAGAAGGACAAGGATTCCATTAGGATCCAGATCAAGGACGCGGACATGACCTTGATCTCTCCCCTGGTGAAGGTGCTCCTGGATGATGAGCAGGTGAGCGAGGTGAAGTACACCACCGGCCACCCGGAGCTCGACATACCAACATTGTACGTGCGCGTCAGCGCCGGCAAACCGCAGACCGCGCTCAAGCGGGCGGCCAAGTCCCTCTCCAACACTTACAAGGAAGCCAGGGATAAGCTGGTCAAGGATCTGAAGTGA
- a CDS encoding acetate uptake transporter codes for MSQHAIQVSTSDRTANPAPLGLMGFGMTTVLLNLHNAGFFGMQNVILAMGIFFGGLAQVVAGMMEWKKGNTFGTTAFTSYGFFWLALVGLLLLPSMGIGTATDKNALAWFLGLWGVFTAVMFIGTLRMNRALQFVFATLALLFFMLALGNGLNEPTIIQAAGYLGIVCGLSAMYTGLAQVLNEVYGYELLPLFGVKKKELAPSPEMDIAGK; via the coding sequence ATGTCACAGCATGCCATTCAGGTCAGCACCAGTGACAGAACGGCGAATCCAGCACCATTGGGTCTAATGGGTTTTGGAATGACCACGGTGTTGCTGAATCTGCACAATGCCGGTTTCTTCGGCATGCAGAACGTGATCTTGGCGATGGGTATTTTCTTCGGCGGCTTGGCGCAAGTGGTCGCTGGCATGATGGAATGGAAGAAGGGTAACACTTTCGGAACCACCGCATTTACCTCCTACGGCTTCTTCTGGCTGGCGCTAGTTGGCCTGCTCCTCCTTCCCAGCATGGGTATCGGGACCGCGACCGACAAGAATGCATTGGCCTGGTTCCTCGGATTGTGGGGGGTGTTCACCGCAGTCATGTTCATCGGCACGCTGCGCATGAACCGAGCGCTGCAGTTCGTCTTCGCCACCTTGGCCCTGCTCTTCTTCATGCTGGCCCTGGGCAACGGTCTGAACGAGCCGACCATCATCCAGGCGGCGGGGTACCTGGGCATAGTGTGTGGACTATCAGCCATGTACACGGGCTTGGCGCAGGTGCTCAACGAGGTCTATGGCTACGAGCTGCTTCCTCTGTTCGGGGTGAAGAAGAAGGAGTTGGCACCGAGCCCGGAGATGGACATTGCGGGCAAGTGA
- a CDS encoding ATP-dependent DNA ligase, with the protein MLFQELVQAYDQIEARSSRLEMTDILADLLRRAEVNDLRKIVYLTQGQLYPDFYPQKLGMADKLLLRTLAMCSGIGEEEIHQTWLTEGDPGLVAQKIFQVRRQSTLFSEPLTVERVYENLERIAKAEGPGSQETKMKLLADLLNDAAPAEAKFISRIVSGRMRLGVAGMTMVDALAVAFASKEERDAVERAFNISSDMGRVAEALASRGILAVKEMKVEVGSPLRAMLAERLPSPAEILTRMGGRCAFEYKYDGVRVQAHIKGGKVTLYSRRLEDLTSQFPDVVAALGKAFRARTAIVEGECVPVDLNTGEMLPFQEVSHRRGRKHGLQDAIEDYPVTVFLFDSVLKDDDDMTQLPYLDRRDALQQSFEGSEDVRFSEMRVLDNEADVDQFFQAALKDGCEGLMAKSVGPDSFYRAGARGYLWIKYKKEYRSEMTDTVDLVVAGAFAGRGKRKGVYGALLMATYNSDDDTFETVCKLGSGFDDVTLAKLPGMLEQYRANAKPSHLVSKMEADFWFEPGLVLEVLGAEITVSPIHTAAFSKVRKDAGLAIRFPRFTGRFREDKGPREATTTAELEQMYSKQLKKIES; encoded by the coding sequence ATGCTCTTCCAAGAGCTTGTGCAGGCCTACGACCAGATCGAGGCCCGGTCCAGCCGGCTGGAGATGACCGACATCTTGGCCGACCTGCTGCGCCGTGCGGAGGTGAACGACCTGCGAAAGATCGTCTATCTCACCCAAGGCCAGCTCTACCCCGATTTCTACCCGCAGAAGCTGGGAATGGCCGACAAGCTGCTCCTGCGCACCCTGGCCATGTGCTCAGGAATTGGAGAAGAGGAGATCCACCAGACCTGGCTGACGGAAGGAGATCCTGGCTTGGTGGCCCAGAAGATATTCCAGGTCCGAAGACAAAGCACCCTCTTCAGCGAGCCGTTGACCGTGGAGCGGGTCTATGAGAATCTAGAAAGGATCGCGAAGGCGGAAGGGCCAGGCTCGCAGGAAACGAAGATGAAGCTGCTGGCGGACCTGTTGAACGACGCCGCACCGGCCGAGGCCAAGTTCATAAGCCGCATCGTCAGCGGGAGGATGCGCCTGGGCGTGGCGGGCATGACGATGGTGGATGCCTTGGCGGTGGCTTTCGCCAGCAAGGAGGAAAGGGATGCGGTGGAGAGGGCGTTCAACATCTCTTCGGACATGGGGAGGGTGGCCGAGGCACTAGCCAGCCGGGGGATCCTGGCGGTAAAGGAGATGAAGGTGGAGGTCGGCTCGCCCCTGAGGGCCATGCTAGCTGAGCGTCTTCCTTCTCCGGCGGAGATATTGACGCGCATGGGCGGGAGGTGCGCCTTTGAGTACAAGTACGACGGCGTGAGGGTCCAGGCGCATATCAAGGGGGGCAAGGTCACCCTTTACTCCAGGAGACTGGAGGATCTGACGTCCCAGTTCCCCGATGTGGTGGCTGCCCTAGGCAAGGCTTTCCGAGCGCGGACCGCCATAGTGGAGGGAGAGTGCGTTCCAGTGGACCTGAACACCGGCGAGATGCTTCCTTTCCAGGAGGTGTCCCACCGACGCGGTCGCAAGCATGGGTTGCAGGATGCCATCGAGGACTACCCAGTAACGGTGTTCCTCTTCGACAGCGTGCTCAAGGATGACGACGATATGACCCAGCTTCCCTACCTTGACAGAAGGGACGCGCTGCAGCAGAGCTTTGAGGGCAGCGAGGACGTGCGTTTCTCGGAGATGAGGGTGCTCGACAACGAGGCGGACGTGGACCAATTCTTCCAGGCGGCTCTGAAAGATGGTTGCGAAGGCCTCATGGCCAAGTCGGTCGGGCCGGATTCATTCTATCGGGCCGGGGCGCGAGGATACCTCTGGATCAAATACAAGAAGGAGTACCGGTCAGAGATGACGGATACCGTGGACCTAGTGGTCGCAGGCGCTTTCGCGGGCAGGGGCAAGCGCAAGGGAGTTTACGGCGCATTGCTCATGGCCACATACAATTCGGACGATGATACGTTCGAGACCGTCTGCAAGCTGGGCAGCGGCTTCGACGATGTGACCTTGGCCAAACTGCCAGGGATGCTGGAACAATATCGTGCCAATGCAAAGCCCTCCCATCTGGTCTCCAAGATGGAGGCGGACTTCTGGTTCGAACCGGGCCTGGTACTGGAAGTATTGGGCGCAGAGATCACCGTGAGCCCGATCCATACCGCCGCATTCTCGAAAGTGCGGAAGGATGCGGGCCTAGCGATCAGATTCCCTCGTTTCACAGGACGCTTCCGAGAGGACAAGGGGCCGAGGGAGGCTACCACCACTGCGGAACTGGAGCAGATGTACTCCAAACAGCTCAAGAAGATCGAGAGCTGA
- a CDS encoding helicase-related protein, with protein MYVDHPLIKKDSVEEREYQIALAKSATCTSTLLVLPTGLGKTIIALLVIADVLQGKKGKVLFLAPTKPLVEQHASSLRELLVDRTVGVMTGEVAPDERALVFLENDVIASTPQVVSNDIRRENYSLRDVKLIVFDEAHRAVGDYAYVAIGEEYKHYDGLVLGMTASPGASSSKIKEVRDHLGIESIEARSEDDPDVAKYMHDIQMDWIEVDVPQEMKRVIFLLKGMQESYIKELVRLGVMDSKRPANTKYLLEVGQTLQRRHRSGERHRNLFSAMSVQAMALKVGHALEMGETQGVTALRLFLEKLQREAESDEGTKAARTIVKAPEFIKALELVQAMKFEHPKLNRVMTIVSRLVHEKPESKVIVFTHYRDTCELVATKLAEIEGARVAKLVGQADRSGGERGLKQKEQVSVLERFRNGQFNVLVATSVGEEGLDVASTDLVIFYEPVASEIRSIQRRGRTGRRRSGRVAVLVTRGTRDEASLYAAVNKERAMKKEIVNIQRKMRIEQRLEAEPEPQPKSPPKKGQKQIFDF; from the coding sequence GTGTACGTCGACCATCCTCTGATCAAGAAGGACAGCGTCGAGGAACGAGAATACCAGATCGCGCTGGCCAAATCGGCGACATGCACGTCCACCCTTCTGGTGCTGCCCACTGGCTTGGGGAAGACCATCATCGCCCTCCTGGTCATAGCGGATGTGCTCCAAGGAAAGAAAGGAAAGGTGCTGTTCCTAGCCCCAACGAAGCCACTGGTGGAGCAGCACGCAAGCTCGCTCCGCGAGCTTCTCGTGGATAGGACGGTGGGCGTCATGACCGGCGAGGTGGCGCCGGACGAGCGGGCCCTGGTCTTCTTGGAGAACGACGTCATCGCCTCCACCCCTCAGGTGGTCTCCAACGACATTAGAAGAGAGAACTATTCCTTGCGCGACGTGAAGCTCATAGTCTTCGATGAAGCGCATCGAGCCGTCGGAGACTACGCATACGTGGCCATCGGGGAGGAGTACAAGCATTACGATGGGCTGGTTCTGGGCATGACCGCCTCCCCCGGCGCCAGCAGCTCCAAGATCAAGGAGGTCCGCGATCATCTGGGCATCGAGAGCATCGAGGCCCGGTCAGAGGACGATCCAGATGTTGCGAAATACATGCACGATATCCAGATGGATTGGATCGAGGTGGACGTGCCCCAGGAGATGAAACGGGTCATCTTCCTCCTCAAAGGAATGCAGGAATCCTACATCAAAGAACTGGTCCGTCTGGGCGTGATGGACTCCAAGCGTCCGGCGAACACCAAGTACCTGCTTGAGGTCGGGCAGACCCTGCAGAGGCGCCACAGGAGCGGCGAGCGCCATCGGAACCTGTTCTCGGCCATGAGCGTGCAGGCCATGGCGCTGAAGGTGGGGCATGCTCTGGAAATGGGCGAGACCCAAGGAGTCACGGCTCTCCGCCTCTTCCTGGAGAAGCTGCAGCGTGAGGCGGAGTCGGATGAAGGCACGAAGGCGGCCCGCACCATCGTCAAAGCGCCCGAGTTCATCAAGGCGCTGGAACTTGTCCAGGCCATGAAGTTCGAGCATCCCAAGCTCAACCGGGTGATGACCATCGTATCCCGCCTGGTGCATGAGAAGCCTGAATCGAAGGTCATCGTCTTCACTCATTACAGAGATACGTGCGAATTGGTCGCCACCAAACTTGCCGAGATCGAGGGGGCAAGGGTGGCCAAGCTCGTGGGCCAGGCGGACAGAAGCGGCGGGGAACGGGGGCTCAAGCAGAAGGAGCAAGTGAGCGTGCTGGAACGGTTCCGCAACGGCCAATTCAATGTGCTTGTGGCCACCAGCGTGGGAGAGGAAGGCTTGGACGTGGCCAGCACCGACCTGGTCATCTTCTATGAGCCGGTGGCCTCTGAGATACGTTCTATCCAGAGACGCGGCCGGACGGGGAGGAGACGCTCTGGGCGGGTGGCGGTCCTGGTCACGAGAGGCACCCGGGATGAAGCATCCCTCTACGCGGCCGTGAACAAGGAGCGCGCCATGAAGAAGGAGATAGTGAACATCCAGCGCAAGATGCGCATCGAGCAGAGACTAGAGGCAGAACCGGAACCGCAGCCCAAGAGCCCCCCCAAGAAAGGTCAAAAGCAGATCTTCGATTTCTAG
- a CDS encoding iron-sulfur cluster assembly accessory protein has translation MKKKMVSITSEATKYISDLIQKNSKQGYGIKIYLSGMGCSGPQFGMSFQQGKKDGDMEQQAEGFSLYYDQETKTLLDQCTVDFIETPYGSGLMVNNPNAEGCNTCGGGCH, from the coding sequence GTGAAAAAGAAAATGGTCAGCATCACCTCGGAAGCTACCAAGTACATCAGCGATCTCATTCAGAAGAACAGCAAACAGGGCTACGGCATCAAGATCTACCTCTCAGGCATGGGTTGCTCCGGGCCCCAGTTCGGCATGTCTTTTCAACAGGGCAAGAAGGATGGGGACATGGAACAGCAGGCAGAGGGCTTCTCTCTCTATTATGACCAGGAGACCAAGACCCTGCTGGACCAGTGTACGGTCGATTTCATCGAGACCCCCTACGGGTCCGGCCTGATGGTCAACAACCCCAACGCGGAAGGCTGCAACACATGCGGCGGCGGCTGCCACTGA
- a CDS encoding GNAT family N-acetyltransferase → MSAPRIERLTRGDIAPVLRMTRENMSSILLSAWGLEWSDETLLDAILDRRTYTEVARLGKEIVGYFTVDQKGEYAFIVSLQVRRDWQGKGLGKLMMDRIEDLVLMAGLEGVELCVQTTNKTARGFYEHLDYRFVSKVRSNLLMRKEVQEASKALPPRLVLANSF, encoded by the coding sequence ATGAGCGCGCCACGTATCGAGAGGCTCACTCGGGGGGACATCGCTCCCGTTCTCCGCATGACGAGGGAGAACATGTCTAGCATCCTTCTCTCCGCCTGGGGGTTGGAATGGAGCGACGAGACGCTGCTGGATGCAATACTCGATCGTAGAACCTACACCGAGGTCGCAAGACTGGGAAAGGAGATCGTGGGCTACTTCACAGTGGACCAAAAGGGCGAATACGCCTTCATTGTCTCGCTCCAGGTCCGGCGCGATTGGCAGGGGAAAGGGCTGGGCAAGTTGATGATGGATAGGATCGAGGACCTTGTTCTCATGGCCGGTCTGGAGGGAGTGGAGCTGTGCGTGCAGACCACGAACAAAACGGCCCGGGGATTCTACGAGCACCTCGACTACCGCTTCGTTTCGAAGGTGCGAAGCAACCTGCTCATGCGGAAGGAGGTTCAGGAAGCGTCAAAAGCACTTCCGCCTCGTTTGGTGCTCGCCAACTCCTTCTAG